One Periophthalmus magnuspinnatus isolate fPerMag1 chromosome 4, fPerMag1.2.pri, whole genome shotgun sequence genomic window, GATgtggcattttgttttgttgagccCGAAATACAAACTCTTGTTCAAAGAAACCACTGTAAACCTTGACGACACACTTGTGACTTTTCAGTGGTCGTAAGAATACCTTTGATTTCCTGAACGTCTCATGAAAATGAGGGAGCACTACGCAAGCCCCACAGCACAAAATGAAAGGAAATATGGTTTCAGTGGAAGGAGGCAGATTGAGCCAGGGAACAAGATGACGTCCAAATATTAATAAATGGGGTGACGCTTGATGGATTAGCTGTAAAGTCACTTTCTATATCCTTACCCCCTAAAGAGGCACTGGTGGTTTGTAGATTAagactatgttataatgttgaatAGGTCTAATGATTTctagagaaaaagaagaaagacattTGGAAGAAAGGCACACTGATGTTACTGCTAAAATCATTAAAGACATGAGTTCAACAAGAATACAGTAACTGGCAACAGCATCATACACTGTTGACTGGAAACCCCCACAGCCATGAAAATGAATTATGTTTCTAGATTGACATTCCGTCAAATAGATGGACACACAAGCTCTTGGACTCTGGAGGAAAGCAACAGTAAATATTCTTTGTACCCaattacaaaatgtaaaaaaaagtaatgcaCTCACCCTACTTTCACCTAGGAGATTTTTcatgaaaaatatacttttgtgGTTACTAAATGAGTAGAAGGACAAacatactttactttactttaataaTATTTCACTCTTGCCACAACTGCACACATTAATTATATTATGTAACAGAACCTGGGCCTATTCTTACAGTTGCTCCAAGTGACAGAGTACGAGCATTCCTTATGAACCACAATGACGTCTTGTGGAAGAAGCATGGAAACTTAATATGAAGAAGAAAAGATGAGGAGAGAAGTAGATCAGAGCAGTCAGACAGCTCTTGCTAAATCTAAAGTTGGAACGCTAACTAGAGCAGTATGCATCTATGGAGTCCCTAGCGATGGACATAAATGAGAAACAGCATAATTAAAAGGGTGCGCATATACATCCATCCATAATATGTAAATGAACAAACGTTTCACAGCTTTATTTGATCCTCCTGTTGTGATAATGCATCTGAAACACATCGTTGGGTTTCTACTATGCAGGTTTtatttaacaattcaaaataaatatgcaagTAATTAAGTTTTCACCAAAACTTCACCCAGTggattttcagacatgtttcaGAGGTATTACGCTAAATGTTATGCTAATTTCCTTCCGCTTTTCTTGGTCCTTGCTACTACTTTAGTAATGGTATTGTCCTAAAATGTGGTCCTATCCCATCTATCTAGTTTGAACATGATTTAATCCTttttttggtcctggttaagaTCTGATGAATGACAAATATTGAATTATCTTGTCAATATTTTGCTTTCAGCAGAAGTAGGTCACAGACAGATATATAATATAGTCAGATTAAGGGAAATGTTTAAGTGTTAAGTGCATGTAAACTTAGTGGAATAACCCTTTTTAGCTGGTTGCATGTTTCTAATAAATCTTAAATGAAACACAGACAGGGCCTGGTGGACTTCGCTGTAAATTCCAGTTGGATGAATGAAGCAGGATTCACAGGGGgagctcatttgtgctgcctCGGAGGGGACGTGGAGAGTATGAGGTCAATTTGTTCTGAGTCGAAAGCTGGAAACAGGCAACACTGTTTCAGGGGAGGCTATCAACACACTTATTCTTATGGTATATTCACTCACAGCTGAAGTGCTTAGTGTCCAGAGACTGAAGATGTAAATCATCTTCAAAATTACCAGTTTCTTTTAGAGTTTGCTTTGAATCTTTAAGTAAACACAGCCAATATCAAAGCCTGGTTCctataaaaacattgaatactAATATGATGATAACATGCATCACTTGATTGTTCAGTAAGCTGTatgtgaggtttttttttagtaaacaCACCATGTAGCATAGTACGACGAATATGCAACAAAACAGTAGAAATAGTTTGTAACTTGAAGTAAGTCTGCCAGGACACAAAGCAGACTTTCAGCTTTGAGCTGGATTAAAGCAGTCATATTTCACTCCATAAACAGCTCCATGTGAAACAATGAACTGACTAATGTGCTACTGGAGTCAGAGGGAACCATTTTCTAAACAGTTGCTGATGGTCTGTGTATTTGTCATTTGTAACGTCAAATACTATTTGATTAAGTCATGTGGTACTAATTGCATGCACTCAGGCGAGCCTAATAAACATTGAATGTGTTTACATGAACATTTCTGACTAAAGttctttctgtgttttcagTGAGGCCTGGTACTGGAGTAGCCCTGTAGCATCCGTcctgagcagcagcagatatgcAGGGGCTGATGTGGGCTCTATGTTCCCTGCTCTGCCTCTCCGTCTGGGATCAAAGTTACTGCCGGACCTCCAGGGAAGCCCACAGGAGCAGGGAGCCATCACTGCAGCGAAGGAAACGAGCTCCCGCAGATCCTGATGCTAAAAAATGTTCCTATACATTCCTGGTGCCTGAGCAGAGGATCACAGGTCCACAAAGTTATTCTTCGGCTTTAGTTTGAGCCATATATCTGTCTGTGTTTGACTCTCTCATTTCCCTGTACAACCTCCCTAATATTTCATATCTGTCAACAGGCCCAATCTGTGCCAGCACCACAGGCCCGGAGCCAGACAAGGACCGGGTGACCCGTATGGACATTGCAGATGTGCGGGAAGTGCTTAGCAAACAGCGGCGTGAGATCGAGACACTGCAGCTGGTGGTGGATGTGGATGGGAACTTGGTGAATGAGATGAAgctgctcaggaaggagagcAGGAACATGAACTCCAGGGTGACCCAGCTCTACATGCAGCTGCTGCATGAGATCATCCGCAAGCGGGACAACTCTCTAGAGCTGGCCCAGCTGGAGAACCGCGTACTGAACGTGACCTCAGAGATGATGCGGCTCGCCTCCCGCTACAAGGAGCTGGAATCCCGCTATGCCAACATGGCCGCTGTGGTCAACAACCAGTCTGTTCTCATCACTGCGCTGGAGGAGCAGTGCATGAGAACCATAGGGCGCGGTGAGCTGCCTGTTGTCCCACCACTGGTCCAGGTGGTGCCCCAGAACATACCTGTCAATCACCGCCTCAACAATGAGATACAGAGAgtcaacagcaacaacagggcCTTCCCCCGAGGGTCCCGAATGAACTCTCCTACCGCGAGTCCTTTAGGGGATAATCCAGCTCCAGACGGCACCCTTACCTCTGATGGTACAGCCTAACAAACTCACACAGTCATCAACAATGAACAGTTTACACATTCTTACAATATGGAAACAGTTAGTTAAACATATCTTGTCTTATCTTTGGTGAGTTGAAGCAGCAGTGATATCATGCATTTCTTGTCCTActtggaaaaacaacatatgCACCAAATTCtataaaatgtggaaaaaatctCATTGAACACTATTTCAGTCACTACAGGAGACCAAGAGATCCAAGTGTAATATGTATGAAAAATTCATACAATATGGATCCCAGACTATGACAACAATACTATGATATATTGTTATTGTAAGGCCCTCACATCTGAAGAATATCATGCTCAACGTGAAACCAATTTTCAAGGCAGTGGCTGGCTCCTGAATAACTTTGGGGGTAACTCTATTTTGACTGGCGGCTGCACTATGGCAGGATATACTGACAGTACGTGCACATTATTCACAAACTGAcaacttaaaagaaaaaaaaaacacacacacacacacatgaaaaggGATAGTCCTCCAATAACATTACAAGTTCAAAAACAAAGATTTCATTATGCACTAGATAGATGCCTTATAAATGATGAGCTACAGATTGCTGTTAGCATCTCTAGGCATTTCTCAATTTTTATAGTAAACAAACTTTCCTCATTCAACTTCttccaaaaaaacaactaacagGTCAGACCAACCttttgcaacataaaaacattggTCTTGTTCTAACCAATACACAACTTGTAAAAGACATAGCTCCCTGTCTACAGCTGAAATATCTCCTTCCCTTTTGTAGAGTTACAAATTGGGTAATAGGCCAGAGTTCACCGCAGGCTACTTAAGGCTGACATAGTACAGGTTCACCAACTATAAATAAACAAGTCTAACCACAATATGGAACAAAGTACCCTTTTAAAGACATTATTGCTCCAAGGGTTGAAATTTTACATCAAGTCAGACACACTGACCCAGGGACCCCATCAGTTGACAGTACAGATGGAATGTTCTTGAAATATAAGCTGTTTTGGATGTCTGCGTTGGGGTTATACTCTGGGTCCTCATGTGTTTCTAGCAATATGACTTATACAAAGCGAGTGTTCATGCTACTTAACTAATGATCACAAAAGTAAAACAGAGGAAATGCAGTGACATGTAAGATCTTGCTGCTAATGATGCTATGATAATCTAATGATACAGCTGTGCAATATTAGAAAGTGATACTAAATGGAACTGAGTCCATTGCTGCAATACCATGTTTGTTAGTATTAAGATGGGAGATGGTAATATTATCATTACATGTGGACAAAAAAGACCTACGTTAAAGGATTCAAAGAGGGAGTTAGAATGGAATCATCATCATCTAACAATTTGATTAAAACCCCAAATTGTTAGTCATGTTCCACTACATCTGCAATACATTGTGCTTTTTGTTTAATTTCCGCAACGGTTGCATGTTTTCTGACTGTGGAAGAGTTGGACAATACATATAAAAGGAAACATCTTTTGGGGAATGTAACCACAGTGATACATCTATTCAAACACAGGCTGGGTTCTGTGCCGTCTGCACCTTCTTAAATGATGATGACTTTAGCATATGCAGTTAAAAAGTGCATGTCATCAAAAAGAAGGAACAGCAAATTAAGAGAAATTCAATTGTTTATAACTTCTGCTGATTTGAAAACAAGATCATTGCAAATTTAATGTTATGGCCAAATCAGCTATGTTACTTCAATCTAACAGAACTACACCAAGAACAATGTTCTTACTTTGCAGGCAAATTTGCAGATGTTGTGGGCGATACCAAATTTGGTGTAGGTTATTTAATTTGGCTCTAGTATAAGTTAGTCTTACCTTTTACACCTTATTCAATGAGTTTAGGTTGACACAGTTAAAATATGGGTAATGTATTGACGGGTGGCactttataatttgattttCGGTTGGTCAAATCATTAATTTTTTGTGAAGCCCCCTGCCTGCGAAGCTACTTGCTTTTAGGAGACTAGGCtacatattgcatttattttttatttcacaatatttAACGTTATTGTATTACTGTATCTCGTCTGTATGAATTTCTAACTCTTGGTAACCCTGCTCTCCTCTCGGTTAGGTCCGTTCAAAGACTGCTACCAGGTGCGTCAGGCGGGGCACAGCACGAGTGGGATGTACCTGCTGAAGACTGAAGGCAGCGAGCGGCTCATTCAGGCCTGGTGTGAACACAGCCTGGACAATGGGGGTTGGACGGTGCTACAACGCAGAAAGGATGGCTCTGTGAACTTCTTCAGAAACTGGGAGAACTACAAGGCATGTAAACGTGATCAGACATAGTCTATCTAGCAAACTTTTTAAAccacataaaagaaaaataccaaATACTGTTTAAGAAGCTAAATGAAATCAAGAACCAGCTTaaaaaactaaaccagcacttGCGTTGTATTTGGCAATATCAATACATATGGAGAATTAAACAATATGTAAACAAGGCTAAAATCATGTAAACACCAAAATCAGAGCACAGGAATCCCACAAAGGACCAAACTAAATCAAGATTACTAGAACTACCAGTCACCAGTGATCTCAGTATAATTTATTCCCTGGATTTTTATGAAAATAGTGGGATTTAGACTAACAAACTGAAAACCATGGATGTGGTTTAAACATTTGTAAGACATAATCACAGCTTTTGGTATCACATCTTAACAGCTCATTTGGGTGCAAAGTGCGCCAATGTAAACAGCCTGTGAGTGGATGGCCTCACACTCAAGTTGCAGCCAAGAACCTacacattaaatacacaaaaggcTTTAGTGGGCTTCCTTTTCTCACAAAGAGGAAATTATACTCCATTTGCCTTTGGTCCCTGGTTAGACTTGGAAGTactaaaacagaaatgaagACCCACTAGATGGAATTACAAAACAGCTAACGCTAATATTTGGGTGACTGTGGTTTGAACCTCAAAAGCTGTGTCTGTCACAgccaaaactactcaaatcatTCCACAAACTCAAAGGATCAATGTGTCACTGCTCCTGGCACTAACTGTATAAACTGCATTTGCTCTCACTTTAGAACAATGTGAGGTTTTCAATGCACTTGTGAGATGTTAACAATAGCAACACAGAACATATTTTGATTTCCAAGAAGTTCAACCAGAATCCTTGTCTAAAACTGGGCTGAATTAATAATTAAGCTTTAATTAAATTGTGcctaataaacaaatactggAGAGGACCCAAATACCACCAAGGGAAAAAATTAGTGCTATATATGAATTGCAGGTTTGATCATTACAGATGGGGCATAACATTACAGCCACCCACATATGATGTTTCACTTAATGTGACAGTGTTTATAAACTGATCAGCCTGATCAGTCTGTAATTGCAATAGGAAACACATTAAGCCACATCTCAAGTCAGTTTTCCACAGTGAAATCATATTCACATCACTGTCTTATTGCCTGTGTCTTTTGGCCAACATGATATTTGGCTAACTGCACTGCAAGTGCTAAACCCAGGTGTCAATTGACTGCGATGATGTTTATGCTAGTGTGCTTCATTGACTTTTTCTCACCATCAGAAAGGATTTGGCAACATTGACGGGGAGCATTGGCTGGGACTAGACAATATCTATAACTTGGCCAAACAAGGAGACTATAGGCTGATGATTGAGCTGGAGGACTGGACAGGGAAGAAGGTCTATGCGGAGTACAGCAGTTTCCGTTTGGAGTCGGAGAGTGAAGGATACCGGCTCAGACTGGGAACGTACCAGGGCAACGCAGGAGACTCTTTCACCAGCAATAACGGGAAACAGTTCACCACACTGGACCGGGATAAAGACGCATTTACTGGTGAGACCAATGCCCCATGCAGTTGTTCTATGTAGATTTAATTAATTTACTAAAGCTGTTTCTTTAAAAGCTATACATACGAGTTTGTGTTTGAAGTAATGTCAATCAAATACATCATAAAGTATTAAGTTTGTCTTTTCTTTAGGTAACTGTGCTCACTTCCATAAGGGTGGCTGGTGGTACAATGCCTGTGGTCAAACCAACCTGAACGGGGTCTGGTACAGTGGAGGGGTCTACCGCAGCAAGTTTCAGGATGGGGTCTTCTGGGCCGAGTACGGGGGAGGATACTACTCTCTCAAATCAGTTCGCCTCATGATAAGACCAATCGACTAAAATTTACACGGGATGGAAGCAAATACCTATAGGACATTTGTACTAATTATCAGCACATTCATCTTGTAAAGTAAAGATTctcagagacaggagcaggccttcAAATTCCAAAGATACAACTTTGACTCTAACCAAAATGGAGACTAATGGCTGCATCCTGGCTAAGTAGTGACTGCTTTCCAGATTCATCAAGATTCTGTAGAAATAATCGATCATCAAGATTCtctagaattaaggcagtttgTAATTTGCAATAAAAGGGgaaaatgttttaaagacaATCTTCTGAGCAGCTAATTGTGGACATTACATATACTCGGCTATTGCCAACCATTAGCAAAGTTATATGTCCAccaaaatgtccccatgtctaGCATTCAATACTGCCGTTGTAcgaaagacacttcaccaacaaTGACTAcgtatgaatgagtgagtgatatcccatttgcatttgttttgccTGATAATGTTGGAAGATTTCTGCACTCATGAACTATGATCATggaaaaatatgatttttttatcCAAGGTTTTATGGCAGAGGTGCCCTAAGTATGTAAATATGTGGctttatttttcagttaattTAAGAGGTGTTCATCTGCTCAGGCCAAATGTTCACAGATGTGTTGCTCTGCCATTTCTGTTATTTATCAATGTATTTATGGATAATCTAGTTCTGGACATTCCTCATATACACCTCTGTTGTCTGTATTATTTTAATCCATTAAACGCAATAGAACACTCTTCACAGAAGTACAAAACCAATGGAAGATGGGGTACGCACCAAAGGTTTTGATAAAAGAAAAGTCTAATTAAATTCCTTGTTCAATATTGATGAGTTTCTTTTTTGCTGATTATACGGCGCAGTAAAGCGAAATTAGTGTTTTTAGCCTTCTGATGAAATTTGTCAAGCATGGCTATAAAGTTAAATTGAAAAGTGTACCAGATGAATTGGCTCACAAAAGTAATTTGTTTGCAAAGAGACGGCATGCAGGAAAGACATTGAGGTTAAACCAGGAAAATCAAGTAGAaaggttataaaaaaaaatgaagttaTGAAGGCAAAGTTGAGCTTacataaaatgtttttcttcttttctggaAAACCTGAAGAAATCTCAAATTTATTGTTACTGTTTCAGACTTACTTTTTCTGCTGTAGATTAAAACCAGCGGTCAGGCATAGAAAAATACAGAATTTGCAATTTATTATGTCAACCCAGCTTGTCTGAACCAACCATAAAACACAAGACTGAAACAAGGCTGATGGGATGTTAAATGTCAGTGCTTTCCATTACATAACCACTGTCCCGACGCAACCACAATACTAAAAGTAGAGGAATTTTTGGACTTTTGTGAAGAAATATGGGCCTCACTATTGTgtaatgaaaaacataaaataacataacatacaaTTTGACGTATGGGTCATTTTTCCTTCAGTTTTTGGTCTCATTGACTCTTTAACCAAAACGGTCAGAGAACAGAGAAACTCTGATGTATCATCATCATAACTTATTCAAATATAaggttttatatttatgttatatcTCTGGACAGGCCATTAGAAGAACATTTACaaatcctttttttctttttttcaatttctttttatttattaacccTTCTTCAAAAATGTCCATGGCAGAGCAGAATGTCAATTGTCAAAAACGGTCATATCCTTATCCCAGTATTTTACAACTATTATTCATGTCCACTAATGACATTACTTACACTCCAACAACTAATGCTACTACTTTGGTATGTTGACAACAATTATAAGGTACAAGGAACACATTGAAAGTGCATACATTTTGTTTCAATGGAGTGATACTTTTCAGTGGGCTCTTTGTCTTGACATGATTGGCCTAAAAACAGACACAAGTTCATCTGAGCATAAAACAGGCTGGTAGTGtgagggagcagacaggagggagCTGTGTGTGCTAGGTTAGGTCTAATGGTGGGCCAGGGCTCACACAACGTCCCTCATGCACACTACTTTGAACAAATGCAACATTGTGGAAAAACTCAAGTCCAGTGCAGCAGACACAGACGACTTTCTGCTCTCTTGTTATCTAAGGAGATAATCATTGTACAAATTAATGTAGATATTTTACAGTAACgtgactataaataaataaagtatacaaAGGATTTATTAATTATCACATGGGCAATAATGTGAtaagttatatatatttcacaatacCCACCAAGCCATTAACCtagtttcaaatgacatcacaacagcaTATGCCTACATTGTTTGATGTTACCATTGAGATGGTGGCAAGaataaatatattgtgttaATATAATATGAAGGCTGTGTAGCAATCATTGGCTTATTCAAATggaaattaggaccatttattatattttctggCCCTATAAACTGCCTCTTGACCCTAACTGAGAGTGTTACGACACCATACTTTAGAATCTAAGTCTAGTGTGCTTTAGGGTCAGTCCACAGAGTGCGCCCTAGACttaattctgtttattttacttttggtttggccttgttcacatacaccgcGCGTCcttcacctgaaacacacaccaTGAGCTACGTGAGCGAATCAGATGATCGCcgaacttatttctatgacagcATGCTTCAAGTGGACAGAACCCCGTGAATATGGATGCACGTGCTCGCTTCCCCTATACAccgtggtcttttctttcatctGTAGAAAAGATGAAGGATACAATGTGAGCACTGTATGTGCTGGTAGTGGAGGTGAAAAAGCTTTTGGAATGACATACAGCCCAACCCAGGCTCACCTACATAGACAGAGGCAGAAGGAGACTGTTGCAACACCCATTCATTCAAATAAATGTGATCCAAGCGCGTTTTTACCCAATTCTAATTCTTTCACTGTCACCATGGACTGTGTAGGTCGGCCCCAAGTCAGCCCTGGGTCAGCCGCGTTCACACTGCATTCGTTCCACTCTGAGACCTTCTGTTTCAAACACTCTTGGATCGATCGTTTACTGCGGTCCAGGGTGTGAATGTTGGGTTCACACCCGCCCAAGTGCACCACTCACGGTGCAAATGCTCTTTTACCTAGCTAGTGGCAGTGTGACAATGAcctaaaacaaaattatattccGTTACAgcctgaaaaaaaatctgtttcattAGGTAACCTTTCCCATCAACAATGGATGACTCTTTTGAGGCAAATGGGTCAAACTACTCCTCTTTGTTTACTCAGAGACACATAAGAGATGCTCTGGACCAGTGCTCCAGCTCATTCTGTTTAGTGTCAGAGGGATTAATGATCAAGGGCCAAGTTAGACAGAATGTGGTGATTAGCGTCTTGTGTGCCAATGCCAACTTCTATCTAGCAGCACAACAGCATGAACCGCTCAAGCTTAAGCTATTACAAGGACTGGATTACAATAGTCTTAACAAAAAGTCATCTGTCAAACACCAATGGATGAAGATCCCCGACTTCTTGGACAGGTATACAAGAATAGCCAAAGCAAATAAGGCCAATGTTCAGCCTGAACTAGATTTTTCTGAGATGTTGTCATTACTTCCATTACAAAGCGTGACAAACTAAATagttgcttaaaaaaaacaataaatgctCCCAGACGTTTTTGATTTGTGTTTGATCtgatgtttatttgtgtaaacaACAACGCTGAAATCATATGGCTGCAGTAGTGAAGATACGAGCCAGATGGTTGTAAAAACAAGGAAGCAAGTAACAAAGTAATTCTGccatgaacaaaaaaaaagcaacagatGTGTACATATTCATCTTTCCTTTTAAATAACTGTGTGAAAATGTGGTGATATCCTCTGAACTACTAAGCTGGTGTTTAAAACAAGCAATGTACAAGAGCTGCTCAAAAACATCTAATGTATCAGCTGTCtattaattcaaaatgaaacaacTTCAAATGGATATCTAAACGGGAAATTGCCCTAAGCATTGTGTGAGGTGGATACAATTTTCCAAGTTTTACCCAGTATGTTCTATCTGACAATCTATTTCTTCTATGTGAAACTGGCACAAAGACTTGAAAGATTGTttgtaatgaaaagaac contains:
- the angptl1a gene encoding angiopoietin-related protein 1a, coding for MQGLMWALCSLLCLSVWDQSYCRTSREAHRSREPSLQRRKRAPADPDAKKCSYTFLVPEQRITGPICASTTGPEPDKDRVTRMDIADVREVLSKQRREIETLQLVVDVDGNLVNEMKLLRKESRNMNSRVTQLYMQLLHEIIRKRDNSLELAQLENRVLNVTSEMMRLASRYKELESRYANMAAVVNNQSVLITALEEQCMRTIGRGELPVVPPLVQVVPQNIPVNHRLNNEIQRVNSNNRAFPRGSRMNSPTASPLGDNPAPDGTLTSDGPFKDCYQVRQAGHSTSGMYLLKTEGSERLIQAWCEHSLDNGGWTVLQRRKDGSVNFFRNWENYKKGFGNIDGEHWLGLDNIYNLAKQGDYRLMIELEDWTGKKVYAEYSSFRLESESEGYRLRLGTYQGNAGDSFTSNNGKQFTTLDRDKDAFTGNCAHFHKGGWWYNACGQTNLNGVWYSGGVYRSKFQDGVFWAEYGGGYYSLKSVRLMIRPID